The genomic region GGCGCTGGCCGGGGCGATTCCGGGCGCGCTGTTGGCCATCACGCTGGACTCGATGTTCGCACTCATCGAGCGAAAGCTCGGTGGTGAAGCTGCCCAGTCGCAGAACCTCGCGACCGGGTAGTCAGAGGTTCTCGAGACAGACGTCGCGCAGCTCTTCTTTCGAGAACGAGACCGGACTCGTCTCGGTGTTCACGTTCCCCGCAGCACGCTCGACGACCGCGTCCCACTCCCATCGCTCGGGCGCGTTCGGCAGCGGGTCGTCGAGCCCGACCTGTGACCGGAGTGCTTCGAGGTGACTCGCCAGTGCCGCGCCGGGCTCGCGGGCTTCGGGCGCGAGGGTCGCGAAGGCGCTTCTGGCCGCCGGGTCCCGAGCCGACCGTCGGACCACCGCTGGCAGCAACTTCGCGTTCGTGTGGCCGTGGGGCGTGTCGTAGACGCCGCCGATGGCGTGGCTGAGCCCGTGGACTGCGCCGAGGCCGGCGTTGTTCATCGCGAGCCCGGCCAGATAGCTGGCGTGCAGCATGTCGTCACGGGCTGCCGGGTCGTCGCCGCGGACCGCCCGGGGGAGCGCCCGCTCGGCCAGCGCGAAGGCACGCCGGGAGTACGGCGTCGTCAGCGGCGAGGCACCCGTCGCGACGAGCGACTCGACGGCGTGGGTGAGCACGTCGAACCCACTCGACGCGGTGACGTACGACGGACAGTCGTCGGTGAGTGCCGGGTCGAGGACGGTGGCGTCGGCCCGCAGCACCGGGTGCCCGACACTCACCTTCTCGTCCGCCTCGTGGTCGGAGAGGACCGCCCAGTGCCCGGTCTCGGTGCCGGTGCCCGCGGTGGTCGGGACGAGGACCAGCGGTCGGCCCTCGCGGGACCGTGGCTGTGTCGGGTCGGCTGCGCGCAGTTCGGTCAGGTCGTCGCCGAACGCCGGGAGTGCGCAGGCGGCCTTCGCGGCGTCCATGACGCTCCCGCCGCCGACACCCACGACCAGGTCGGCCTCGTACTCGGCGAGCGCCTCGGCGATGTGTTCGACCGTCTCGAACGCCGGATTCGGCGTCACCGCGTCGACGACCGGGGGGTCGCCCGGCAGGGTGTCCGCAACGGTCGCTGCGATACCAGCCGCCGCGACTCCTTCGTCCGTCACGACGACCGGGCGTTCGACACTCCGGCGGTCACCGACCGCTGACAGTGTGTCTACGCTCCCGCGACCGCTGTACGTCTTCGGGGGTGGACTGAACTCGTGCATGGTCGGGGACGTCCAGCGCAGCGCGCATCAGGGTTCACCCCAACCTCGAGGAGGTTTTATCAGGCCGGCAGCAGACGCAGGCGAGGGTTCCAGCAGGTGCGCGCGGCGGTGAACGGCCGCCACCCCCAGACGTGACGCTGGCGACGACCGTCTCGTCCGACTGACTGTCCAGTCACCTGGGTAACTCCAGCGTGCTTCTAAAGCCGTAGTAACGCCTCTGTTAGTGCATGAGTGATGCTGCCGCGAAACACGATTCCTTCGAGTTCGTCACCGCGATCAGTGCCGAGGTGAGCACGTGGCCGGCCGTGACGGACAGTGACCACCGCGACGGCGGGCGCGAGTTCCACGTCGGTACCACCGAAATCGGCCACGTCCACCGGTCCGGGCTCGTCGACGTCCAGTACCGGCTCCAGCTGCGCGACGCGGTCATCGCCGACGGGTTGACCGCGCCACACACGCTCGCGCCGCGCTCGGGCTGGACGTCGTTCCGCATCACCGATGCTGGCGACGTGGACCAGGCGCTCACGCTGCTCCGGGTCTCCTACATCGATACACTTCTCGTGCGCTCGCACACTCACATCTGCCGGGCCGCCCTCGACGAACTCGACGTCGACGACGAGCTCGACGCCCTCCCCGAACTGACCCGGAACGAGCTCGAAGGGCTGTACTCCGAGCTGCTGGCCTGACTCAGCCGAGCGTGATGAGGGCGACGCCCGCGATGGCGACGCTGGCGGCGACCAGTCTGATTCTGAACTGCGGTTCGTCGAGCAGGACACCGCCGAGGAGCACCGCGACCACGGCCTGTGCGTTCACGATGGGCGAGGCGACGCTGGCGGGGAGCGTGGTGAAGGAGATGGCGATGACGTGCTGGCCGCCGGCGATGACCGCGCCGACGGCGACGAACTTCCACCAGTCGTCGGCGGCCGCCGCGAGGTCGAGTTTCCGACCTGCGAGGGGGACGACCGAGACGAGGATGGTGACCAACATCACGACGACGAACTCGGTCGGCGTGACCGCGAGTTCCTGCAGCAGGACCCGCTTGCCGACGTCGACGACGCCGAAGGTGGCCGCACTCACGAGCGCGAGCTGGGCGGGGCGGGCGGTCACCGCGCGCCGAAGCGGCGTCAGTAACTCGCCGGGTTCGTAGTTGACGAGGTACAGGCCGACGGTGACGACGACCACGCCGGCGACCTGCATGGGTGTGAGGCGTTCCTGGAGGAGGAGGACCTCGATGGGCAGGACGAACGCGGGGACGACCTTGCTGATTGGGGCGACGTAGCTCACCTCACCGATGGCTAGCGCCCGGAAGAATACAACCAACGCGACGACAACCCCGAGGGAGACGGCGACGGTCGCTCCGAACGCGACCGGGTCTGTCGGGACCGGCACCCCGTCGGTGGTCGCGAACGCGATCGGCAGATACCAGACGACGGCCGCGACGTACACCCACGAGAGGTACACCGAGACCGGGTACGCGCTGAAGTACCGTTTCACGACGAACAGGTAGACCCCGAAGAGGACGGCGGCGAACAGCGCGTACGCGATTCCACTCACGTCTCACTGTCGACGACCTGCCCCGAAGAACGGTTCGATTCGCACGGAGTGTCGGGAACGTTCGTTCGGATTCGAAGACGATGCTGTCGCTCGGGGTCGATTTGAAAGATGAGAGAAGCGGTTCGTTTAGTTACCGCGCTTGCGGCCGGCGTTCGTGGACGGGCGGGTGTGCTCGGTACCCTTGCCCTTGAACGTCAGGCCACGGTTCTGGACACCGGCGCTCGTGAGGCCACGGAACGCGCGGTTCTTGTGGCTGTCGTCGCAGATCCAGTTGAGGTCGTCGTCGTTCTGGATGGCGGGGTGCTCGGGGTCCACGAGAATCACTTCGTGCCACTTCTGCGAGCCGTCCTCACCGACCCAGTAGGAGTTGAGCACGCGGAGGTTGACGTACTTGCGCGACGCTCGCTCCTCGGCGATGCGCTGGATGTTCTTGTTCCGACCGAGTCGGTTGACACCCTGGCGCTTCGAACGGCGACCGGCCTTGTGTCGGGTCTTGCGTGCGCCACCCTTGCGGACGGAGACACGCGCGACGACGACGCCCTGCTTGGCCTTGTAGCCGAGCTCGCGGGCCTTGTCGAGGCGGGTCGGGCGCTCGACGCGCTCGATTGCGCCTTCCTTGCGCCACTGCTGCTTTCGCTGCCACTGGAGTTCGGCGAGTTTGCCGTCGTCCGGGTCCTGCCACGCTTCCTTGATGTGGGAATAGAAGCTCTTTGTCATGGTGTATCACCACGGGCGTTGGCCGGTTCAGTTCGCGAGGGCGAACCACATTCCGATGACCTGCACGGGGGCAGGTGCCCACTGGTGCCCGTCGTCCAGCGAGTTGTCGATACTTCCCCGTCTCGGCCTTTAAGGGTGTCGAACTGTCCCGAACCGTGTCCTGTCGTCACACATCACCGACCCGCCGCGGCGGGCCGCTCCCGTCGGGTTCGCAGCCGGATGAAGACCGGGACGGTCACCGCGGCGATGAGTATCTCGACCCCGCCGGCGGTGAGGAACGCGGCCTCGTAGCCGAAGCGGCTGGCGACCGTGCCGCCGACGAGGATGCCGGCGAGGAACCCGGTGCTGCCGAACGCGTTGAAGCCGGCCATCGCCACGCCGCGCTCGGTGTCGCGCGCGAAGTCGGTGACGAGCGCCATCGTCGCCGGCGACATGAGCGCCCCGACCACACCGACGGCGACCATGGCGGCACCCGCCAGCTGGACCGTCGGGGCGAGGCCGACCGCGACGATGGCGACGCCGTAGAGCACCGACCCGGCGACGACCGGAATCACCCGGCCGTACCTGTCCGAGGCGATGCCGAAGGGGTACTGGAGGAGCGCGAAGGGGGCGAAGAAGAGCGCGAGCATCAGCCCGGTCGCCCCGGGACTGAGTTCGAACACGTCCCGGAAGTAGAGGGTGCCGACGAGCGCGAAGAAGCCGGCGGTCAGGCGGTCGATGAAGCCGAAGACGTAGGGCACGAGCAGTATCGGCGTCTCGCGCACGCCCGCGACGGCCCGCCAGATGGTCGAGGCCGACTCGTTCGCCAGGGGGCCGACCCGACGGTCGGTGAGGGCGACGGTCGCCAGCACCGCGACACCGAACATGAGGACACTGGCGGCGGCGACCGGGGCTAGCGGTGAGAGCTCGTACAGTTGCCCGCCGAGGGGGGCGCCGAGGGCGGTCCCGGAGCCGATGGCGATGCCGGCCGCGCCCATGTTCCGGCCGTGCCCGCCATCTAGGTCCATCAGCATCGTCATCGCGAGCGAGAACGCGCCGATGGTGGCCGCGCCCTGGAGGACGCGAAGCACGAGGACCGCCCAGAACGGGACGGTCGTCACGGCAGGGACGACTGCGAGCAGGGCGTAGCCGAGGCCGCCGCCGATGGTCCCGGCGACGACGAAGGGGACGCGCCTGCCGGCCGCATCACTGGCGGCCCCCCAGACGCCGGCGAACGCCACGAACGCCGCGAACTCGGCGGCGAGGAACCACATCCCGGCCTGGAGCGCCGTGCCGCCGTCGAAGACGGCGACCAGCGTGTCGATGCCGGGGTACAGCAGGACCTGCGCGAGCAGCACGACGAAGACGACGCTCGCGAGGACGATTCGGTCGCGGCGGGTGGTCACGCTCGCCTCTACGGCAGCACCCTACGAATGTTCGTTGGTTCTCGACCTGTGCCGGGATGACACGGATATCGACGTGCCACCAGTAGGGTTGTTGCATACCACAGATTTATTGACACCACTCGAATTCATGACGGTATGAAAACATCTCAAACGACTGTATCGATAGTGGCCGTCGTCGACGGCCTCGTCGCGGTCGTCGGTGCCGTCGGCGTGCTCCTGAACATCGGGAGCGTCGCCTCGGTCATCCTCGTTGGCCTCTTCGGTGCCCAGGGCGTGCTGGCCTACGGTCTGTTCCGTGGCCGCCGATGGGCGTTCGGGGGTTCGATGGTCCTCCACGGGTTCTACGCGCTGCTGGGCGTCGGTGGCGTACTCGCCGGAAGTGCGCTCGTCGGCGCTGTCGTGGTGGCTGTCAACCTCGCGATACTGCTCGCGCTGCGTGGTGCCCGCCCGGCGCGGGAGTCCCAGTCCGTCGCTCGTGCGCTGAACTGAGTCGCGTCGCCACCCCGTGGCTACCGCGGCCTCCACCGTTTTGTACCCCACCCCCGTAGCCAGCGCCATGACAACCGAACTCGTCGAGGGCGTCTGGCAGATACCCTGTCGCGGCGTGAGTGCCTACCTCCTCGAAGACGGTGCCGACCTCGTGCTCGTCGACGCCGGGACGCCCTGGGACGCGGGGCGCATCCGGGCGGGCGTGCTCGATTCGGGCCACGTCCTCGGCGACGTGGACCGCGTCGTCATCACGCACTACGACCTCGACCACGTCGGCGCGCTCGCGAAGCTGGCACCCGACCTCGACGCGGTGGTCGTCGCGGGCGAACACACCGCCAGCGTCCTCCGGGGCGACCGCCAGCCCGACGCGCCCGGGTTCAAGGGGTTCCTGACGCGCCACCTGATGCGCCGCCTCATCACGCTCCCGGACCTGCCGGTCGAAGCGGTCCCCGACGGCGAGCAGAGGGGCAGTTTCACCGCGTTCGCGACGCCGGGGCACACGCCGGGCCACACCTGCTACGTCAGTTCGAAGCTCGGTGTCGGCCTCCTCGGCGACCTCGCGCAGGGAACCGACGACGGCACCCTCGACCGGATGACCAGTTTCGTCGACGCCGACCGCGAGCAGGCGGGCGAGAGCATCCGGTCCTTCGCCGAGCGAGCACCTGCCTTTGAGGTGGCGTGTATGGGCCACGGCGAGCCGCTTCGCGACCAGGGCGACGAGCAGCTCCGCCGACTCGCGGCCCGGCTCTGAGTCCCGCCGCAATCTGTCGTCATCTTTATCGCGGAATCGGCCCTCGTTCGAACCAGTTCCATGTCTCAACTCGTCTCGGACCAACCCGACGACCTGCATCGCGTCATCGACCGCGACGGTTCGGTCGTCGATGGGGCGTCGGTGTCGCTCTCCGACGACACGCTCCTGGCACTGTACGAGGACCTGAAGCTGGCCCGGCGCTTCGACCGGAAGGCCGTCGCGCTCCAGCGACAGGGCCGGATGGGCACCTACCCGCCCATCTACGGGCAGGAGGGTGCACAGGTCGCGAGCGTCCACGCCCTCGACGACGAGGACTGGCTGT from Haloarchaeobius sp. HME9146 harbors:
- a CDS encoding MBL fold metallo-hydrolase — its product is MTTELVEGVWQIPCRGVSAYLLEDGADLVLVDAGTPWDAGRIRAGVLDSGHVLGDVDRVVITHYDLDHVGALAKLAPDLDAVVVAGEHTASVLRGDRQPDAPGFKGFLTRHLMRRLITLPDLPVEAVPDGEQRGSFTAFATPGHTPGHTCYVSSKLGVGLLGDLAQGTDDGTLDRMTSFVDADREQAGESIRSFAERAPAFEVACMGHGEPLRDQGDEQLRRLAARL
- a CDS encoding 50S ribosomal protein L15e, with translation MTKSFYSHIKEAWQDPDDGKLAELQWQRKQQWRKEGAIERVERPTRLDKARELGYKAKQGVVVARVSVRKGGARKTRHKAGRRSKRQGVNRLGRNKNIQRIAEERASRKYVNLRVLNSYWVGEDGSQKWHEVILVDPEHPAIQNDDDLNWICDDSHKNRAFRGLTSAGVQNRGLTFKGKGTEHTRPSTNAGRKRGN
- a CDS encoding DMT family transporter — protein: MSGIAYALFAAVLFGVYLFVVKRYFSAYPVSVYLSWVYVAAVVWYLPIAFATTDGVPVPTDPVAFGATVAVSLGVVVALVVFFRALAIGEVSYVAPISKVVPAFVLPIEVLLLQERLTPMQVAGVVVVTVGLYLVNYEPGELLTPLRRAVTARPAQLALVSAATFGVVDVGKRVLLQELAVTPTEFVVVMLVTILVSVVPLAGRKLDLAAAADDWWKFVAVGAVIAGGQHVIAISFTTLPASVASPIVNAQAVVAVLLGGVLLDEPQFRIRLVAASVAIAGVALITLG
- a CDS encoding luciferase family protein translates to MSDAAAKHDSFEFVTAISAEVSTWPAVTDSDHRDGGREFHVGTTEIGHVHRSGLVDVQYRLQLRDAVIADGLTAPHTLAPRSGWTSFRITDAGDVDQALTLLRVSYIDTLLVRSHTHICRAALDELDVDDELDALPELTRNELEGLYSELLA
- a CDS encoding iron-containing alcohol dehydrogenase family protein, with the protein product MHEFSPPPKTYSGRGSVDTLSAVGDRRSVERPVVVTDEGVAAAGIAATVADTLPGDPPVVDAVTPNPAFETVEHIAEALAEYEADLVVGVGGGSVMDAAKAACALPAFGDDLTELRAADPTQPRSREGRPLVLVPTTAGTGTETGHWAVLSDHEADEKVSVGHPVLRADATVLDPALTDDCPSYVTASSGFDVLTHAVESLVATGASPLTTPYSRRAFALAERALPRAVRGDDPAARDDMLHASYLAGLAMNNAGLGAVHGLSHAIGGVYDTPHGHTNAKLLPAVVRRSARDPAARSAFATLAPEAREPGAALASHLEALRSQVGLDDPLPNAPERWEWDAVVERAAGNVNTETSPVSFSKEELRDVCLENL
- a CDS encoding MFS transporter, which produces MTTRRDRIVLASVVFVVLLAQVLLYPGIDTLVAVFDGGTALQAGMWFLAAEFAAFVAFAGVWGAASDAAGRRVPFVVAGTIGGGLGYALLAVVPAVTTVPFWAVLVLRVLQGAATIGAFSLAMTMLMDLDGGHGRNMGAAGIAIGSGTALGAPLGGQLYELSPLAPVAAASVLMFGVAVLATVALTDRRVGPLANESASTIWRAVAGVRETPILLVPYVFGFIDRLTAGFFALVGTLYFRDVFELSPGATGLMLALFFAPFALLQYPFGIASDRYGRVIPVVAGSVLYGVAIVAVGLAPTVQLAGAAMVAVGVVGALMSPATMALVTDFARDTERGVAMAGFNAFGSTGFLAGILVGGTVASRFGYEAAFLTAGGVEILIAAVTVPVFIRLRTRRERPAAAGR